In one window of Haloimpatiens sp. FM7315 DNA:
- a CDS encoding S1 RNA-binding domain-containing protein, protein MIELGKIQNLEIVRESSIGVYLNSKTEKSENEILLPQKEVPDDAKVGDEIEVFVYRDSKDRLIATTSKPKITLGEMASLKVVQDTNIGSFLDWGLEKDLFLPFTEQITEVKEGKEYLVYLYVDKSDRLCATMKIYRNLSSESPYKKGDIVKGTIYSIKDDIGAFVAVDNKYQGLIPKSELFEKHRCKDEVEARVVKVREDGKLDLSLRQKIYKQMNTDAEYILEEMKKENGFLPLNDNSKSEEIKERLSMSKNAFKRAIGRLFKERIIEITEKGIKIL, encoded by the coding sequence ATGATAGAGTTAGGTAAAATACAAAATTTAGAAATTGTTAGAGAATCTTCTATAGGAGTATATTTGAATTCAAAAACAGAAAAAAGTGAAAACGAAATACTACTACCTCAAAAGGAAGTTCCAGATGATGCAAAAGTAGGAGATGAAATAGAAGTATTTGTTTATAGAGATTCTAAGGATAGATTAATAGCAACTACAAGTAAACCTAAAATTACTTTAGGTGAAATGGCTTCACTTAAGGTAGTTCAAGATACAAATATAGGATCTTTTTTGGATTGGGGTCTTGAGAAAGACTTATTTTTACCATTTACAGAGCAAATTACTGAAGTAAAAGAAGGTAAAGAATACTTAGTTTATTTGTATGTTGATAAGAGCGATAGATTATGTGCTACAATGAAGATATACAGAAATTTAAGTAGCGAATCTCCATATAAGAAAGGTGATATTGTAAAAGGAACTATTTACAGTATAAAAGATGATATTGGAGCCTTTGTAGCAGTAGATAATAAATATCAAGGATTAATACCAAAAAGTGAGCTTTTTGAAAAACACAGATGCAAAGATGAGGTAGAAGCAAGAGTAGTTAAGGTAAGAGAAGATGGAAAATTAGATTTAAGCTTAAGACAAAAAATATATAAACAAATGAATACAGATGCAGAGTATATTCTAGAAGAAATGAAAAAGGAAAATGGATTTTTACCTCTAAACGATAATAGTAAGTCTGAAGAAATAAAAGAAAGATTATCTATGAGTAAAAATGCGTTTAAAAGGGCAATTGGAAGATTGTTTAAAGAAAGAATAATAGAGATAACAGAAAAAGGAATTAAAATATTATAG
- the hflX gene encoding GTPase HflX, with protein sequence MIQGNIKGIRKSVLERLEGLYDITLDKESIISYEIVKEINELTYIIKKEISVYVNRRGKILNIVVGNFKSDNIEFIEDKGKKLSGIRIIRSNTSGKSKLTDVDISELLDMKLDAIISIGINESISEVRINIGFCDLKNRILVCKEFNDFSTNEAIELNFCEKIIYIDKLIAEVEIHGEDVEKAILVGKDSLDSLEELKGLSLALGFSVVYEVFQKKNKINQTYYTGEGKARELSYLRQIKNANLVIFDDELSGSKVRNLEDIIGCKVIDRTTLIFEIFARRAKTRQSKLQVELAVLKHRLSRLRGFGGDLDKIKGGVGVKGGIGSRGPGEKKLEMDRRHIDTKIQYIKEELQKIVVDREVQSANRKRGNITEVALVGYTNAGKSTLRNKLCEIASINNSKSSVFEADMLFATLDTTVRAIELGDNRKIALADTVGFIRKLPLELVEAFKSTLDEVLSSELLLHVVDASSPKAIEEIKAVNTVLYELNSSDKNCIVVLNKIDKASKDSINNIRKFLNGKKIVEVSAKTGENLLELLKVIKNTIYRDLIKTIFYIPFNNQGVVSTLYENCNVIKKEYSENGTYIKAELDKEIYEKFKKFELL encoded by the coding sequence ATGATACAAGGAAATATTAAAGGCATAAGAAAATCTGTTTTAGAAAGATTAGAAGGGTTATATGATATAACCCTAGATAAAGAGAGCATTATTTCTTATGAAATAGTAAAAGAAATAAATGAGCTTACCTATATTATTAAAAAGGAAATAAGTGTATATGTAAATAGAAGAGGTAAAATTTTAAATATAGTAGTTGGTAATTTTAAAAGTGATAATATTGAATTTATTGAGGATAAAGGTAAAAAACTAAGCGGTATTAGGATAATTCGTTCAAATACAAGTGGAAAATCCAAACTTACAGATGTAGATATATCAGAACTTTTAGATATGAAATTAGATGCTATAATATCTATAGGGATTAATGAAAGCATTAGTGAAGTTAGGATAAATATTGGTTTTTGTGATTTAAAAAATAGAATACTAGTATGCAAGGAATTCAATGATTTTAGCACTAATGAAGCTATAGAATTAAATTTTTGCGAAAAAATTATTTATATAGATAAACTTATTGCAGAAGTAGAAATTCATGGTGAAGATGTTGAAAAGGCAATTTTAGTTGGTAAGGATAGTTTAGATAGTTTAGAGGAGCTTAAGGGACTTTCCTTGGCCTTAGGGTTTTCTGTAGTTTATGAAGTTTTCCAAAAGAAAAATAAAATAAACCAAACTTATTATACTGGGGAAGGGAAAGCAAGAGAGCTTAGCTATTTAAGACAGATTAAAAATGCAAATCTTGTGATTTTTGATGATGAATTATCTGGTTCTAAAGTGCGAAATCTTGAAGATATAATTGGATGCAAAGTAATAGATAGGACAACATTAATATTTGAGATATTTGCAAGAAGAGCTAAAACTAGACAATCCAAATTACAGGTAGAGCTTGCAGTTCTCAAGCACAGACTTTCAAGACTAAGAGGATTTGGAGGAGATCTTGATAAGATTAAAGGCGGTGTTGGTGTAAAAGGGGGAATAGGTTCAAGAGGACCTGGAGAGAAAAAACTTGAAATGGATAGAAGACATATAGATACTAAAATACAATATATTAAAGAGGAACTTCAGAAAATAGTAGTAGACAGAGAAGTTCAAAGTGCAAATAGAAAAAGAGGTAATATAACTGAAGTAGCTTTAGTGGGTTATACAAATGCTGGAAAATCAACTTTAAGAAATAAGTTATGTGAGATAGCGTCTATTAATAATAGTAAAAGTAGCGTTTTTGAAGCTGATATGCTTTTTGCTACCTTAGATACTACAGTTAGAGCTATAGAATTAGGGGATAATAGAAAAATTGCTTTAGCAGACACAGTTGGGTTTATAAGAAAACTTCCTTTAGAACTTGTAGAGGCCTTTAAGTCAACTTTAGATGAGGTTTTAAGTTCAGAGCTACTTTTACACGTAGTAGATGCTTCTAGCCCTAAGGCTATAGAGGAGATAAAAGCGGTGAACACTGTGCTTTATGAGCTTAACTCTTCAGATAAAAATTGTATTGTAGTATTAAATAAAATTGATAAAGCATCAAAAGATAGCATTAATAATATAAGAAAATTTTTAAATGGGAAAAAGATAGTTGAGGTAAGTGCAAAAACTGGTGAGAATCTCTTAGAACTTCTAAAAGTAATAAAAAACACTATTTACAGAGATTTGATTAAAACAATATTCTATATTCCATTCAATAATCAGGGGGTGGTTTCAACTTTATACGAAAATTGCAATGTTATTAAAAAAGAATATAGTGAGAATGGAACTTATATTAAAGCTGAGTTAGATAAAGAAATATATGAAAAATTTAAGAAATTTGAGCTTTTATAA
- a CDS encoding DEAD/DEAH box helicase yields the protein MDILNFNEFDLDEKILDAIEKLGYKRPTEVQSLVIPSVLKDKDLIVKSQTGSGKTASFGIPICEKIEVEEREPQALVITPTRELAVQIKEDISIIGKFKKIRCAAIFGKQPIKMQERELKQRVPIVVGTPGRVLDHIARGNLHLEKIKYLVIDEADEMFNMGFIDQVESIVKELPTNRVTLLFSATMNEKIHKLCDKYMNNPMNISIKSNINSLKKIQQFYYEVREENKFNLLNNIIYSQNPDSTIIFCNTRDKVSELLKNMKSEGYSCRALHGGVEQKERLSAINMFKKGEIQFLIATDVAARGIDVENITHVINYDIPMEREAYVHRIGRTGRAGNKGIAITLKCPYENKFLKSIEEYLEYDIQKAEEPTPKEIEEGKKIFKNKISVKPKLKEDKASKINEEITKIHIKAGKKKKIRPGDIVGAITGIEGINSEDIGIIDIQDNFSYVDIFNKKAKLILRNGDNFKIKGKSVKVQKAFN from the coding sequence ATGGATATATTAAATTTTAATGAATTTGACTTAGATGAAAAGATTTTAGATGCAATAGAAAAGTTAGGTTATAAAAGACCTACTGAGGTACAAAGCTTGGTTATTCCAAGTGTGCTTAAAGATAAAGATTTAATTGTTAAATCACAAACCGGTAGTGGAAAAACTGCATCATTTGGGATACCAATTTGTGAAAAGATTGAAGTAGAAGAAAGAGAACCCCAAGCCCTAGTTATTACTCCTACAAGAGAGCTTGCGGTTCAAATTAAAGAGGATATATCTATTATAGGTAAATTTAAAAAAATAAGATGCGCAGCTATTTTTGGAAAGCAACCTATAAAGATGCAAGAAAGAGAGCTTAAACAGAGAGTGCCAATAGTAGTCGGAACTCCGGGAAGGGTTTTGGATCATATTGCTAGGGGAAATTTACATTTAGAAAAAATTAAATACTTAGTTATTGATGAAGCGGATGAAATGTTTAATATGGGATTTATAGATCAAGTTGAATCTATAGTAAAAGAACTACCTACAAATAGAGTGACTTTGCTCTTTTCAGCTACCATGAATGAAAAGATTCATAAATTGTGTGATAAATATATGAATAACCCTATGAATATAAGTATTAAGTCAAATATTAATTCTTTAAAGAAAATTCAGCAATTCTATTATGAAGTAAGAGAGGAAAACAAATTTAATCTTTTAAACAATATAATATACTCTCAAAATCCAGATAGCACTATTATATTTTGTAATACAAGAGATAAAGTAAGTGAGCTTTTGAAGAACATGAAATCTGAAGGATACTCTTGTAGGGCTTTACATGGAGGTGTGGAACAAAAGGAAAGATTAAGTGCAATAAATATGTTTAAAAAAGGTGAGATTCAGTTTCTAATTGCAACAGACGTTGCAGCTAGAGGAATTGATGTAGAGAATATAACTCATGTTATAAATTATGATATTCCTATGGAAAGAGAAGCTTATGTTCATAGAATCGGAAGAACAGGAAGAGCAGGGAATAAAGGTATAGCAATTACTCTAAAGTGCCCATATGAAAATAAGTTTTTAAAAAGCATTGAGGAGTATTTAGAATATGATATTCAAAAAGCAGAGGAGCCTACACCTAAAGAAATAGAAGAAGGCAAAAAAATATTTAAAAATAAAATATCTGTAAAGCCGAAGTTAAAAGAGGATAAGGCTTCAAAGATAAATGAGGAAATCACAAAAATTCATATAAAAGCTGGAAAGAAGAAGAAGATAAGACCAGGGGATATAGTTGGTGCAATTACAGGTATAGAAGGAATTAATTCTGAAGATATAGGCATAATTGATATACAAGATAATTTTTCCTATGTAGACATATTTAATAAGAAAGCTAAACTAATCCTAAGAAACGGTGATAATTTTAAGATTAAAGGAAAATCTGTAAAGGTTCAGAAGGCTTTTAATTAA
- a CDS encoding ECF transporter S component, producing MKKEIETNIYNHEKAISITQMSLMIAIICLATMVIKIPTLMSIGYVHLGDSMVFLAAILFGKKKGMITAGIGMCLADILSGYAYYAPFTFVIKAVMALIAASIAYRGDFKGKNTLNNLFAFVISGIWMVFGYFIAKIFLVKFVLFKADSFTEALTIGLASIPDNIGQAAVGMLIALPLIKLLHNRLKIVK from the coding sequence ATGAAAAAGGAAATTGAAACAAATATCTACAACCACGAAAAAGCAATAAGCATTACACAAATGTCCTTAATGATTGCTATAATTTGTCTTGCTACTATGGTTATAAAAATACCTACCTTAATGAGCATTGGATATGTACATTTAGGTGACAGCATGGTATTTTTAGCAGCCATATTATTTGGTAAGAAAAAAGGAATGATTACAGCCGGTATAGGTATGTGTCTTGCAGATATCTTATCTGGTTACGCTTATTATGCACCTTTTACCTTTGTAATTAAGGCAGTTATGGCATTAATTGCAGCTTCTATAGCCTATAGAGGTGATTTCAAGGGAAAAAACACATTAAACAATCTATTTGCCTTTGTAATATCGGGGATATGGATGGTTTTTGGTTATTTTATTGCGAAAATATTTTTAGTTAAATTTGTACTATTTAAAGCAGATTCTTTTACAGAAGCTTTAACCATTGGACTTGCTAGTATTCCTGATAACATAGGTCAAGCGGCTGTTGGTATGCTAATTGCACTTCCATTAATTAAATTGCTTCATAATAGATTAAAAATCGTAAAATAA